One window of Triticum dicoccoides isolate Atlit2015 ecotype Zavitan chromosome 5A, WEW_v2.0, whole genome shotgun sequence genomic DNA carries:
- the LOC119297302 gene encoding transcription repressor OFP14, whose product MEGMEDESKKKKRRSKKRARLKSFLHFPKALKKLHGHGRPSANHNPSPSPSAAAAAGSLLSACMHPRTNSFSGVRQRHVAARNRDDDDDDEDGALAVNFRSLRVGPTAVRDDDDDGDDEDGSSTQEDDGGSESEGGGVLAGMAAMKVVSGGGCGVAVVTLSVAPYEDFRRSMREMADAHARVEAARVGTRPAPAVDWDFMEELLFCYLQLNDRAVHKDILRAFTDTVAALRRRRRAPALKPKSRRTRQPRRGAGGSGIDDDDDVDEAVDSNS is encoded by the coding sequence ATGGAGGGGATGGAAgatgagtccaagaagaagaagaggaggagcaagAAGCGCGCAAGGCTCAAGTCATTCCTCCACTTCCCCAAGGCCCTCAAGAAGCTCCATGGCCATGGCCGTCCGAGCGCCAACCACAACCCATCCCCttccccctccgccgccgccgccgctggctcGTTGCTCTCCGCGTGCATGCACCCCCGGACCAACTCCTTCTCCGGCGTCCGCCAACGCCACGTCGCCGCCCGTAaccgcgacgacgacgacgacgatgaagacggcGCTCTTGCCGTCAACTTCCGGTCTCTCAGAGTCGGCCCGACCGCCGTtcgtgacgacgacgacgacggcgacgatgaGGACGGCTCGTCGACGCAGGAGGATGACGGTGGCTCTGAGAGCGAGGGGGGCGGCGTCTTGGCCGGGATGGCTGCCATGAAGGTGGTCTCCGGCGGGGGCTGCGGCGTGGCCGTGGTGACGCTCTCCGTCGCGCCGTACGAGGACTTCCGGCGGTCCATGCGGGAGATGGCGGACGCGCACGCGAGGGTGGAGGCCGCCCGCGTCGGCACGCGTCCGGCGCCGGCGGTGGACTGGGACTTCATGGAGGAGCTGCTGTTCTGCTACCTCCAGCTCAACGACCGGGCGGTGCACAAGGACATACTCCGGGCGTTCACCGACACCGTCGCCGCGCTCCGGAGGCGGCGCAGGGCACCGGCACTGAAGCCGAAGAGCAGGCGGACACGGCAGCCACGGAGGGGCGCCGGAGGATCCGgcatcgacgacgacgacgacgtcgACGAAGCGGTGGACTCGAACTCGTGA
- the LOC119301363 gene encoding histidine protein methyltransferase 1 homolog: MEETEAKKPTPASPLFSFSNRSASFGFGFGAAPGPPPPPPPPAVEVLLSEESPVAAGNLEPVVVDDSLSIYKGRVNTSDVLGVKNSDLVPGKYEGGLKLWEGSLDLVKTLNSDIKDDRLLMEGKHVLELGCGHGLPGIFAGLKGAALVHFQDFNAEVLRCLTIPNVKANLFKESSETSRSVGFYAGDWSEIDKLLLRGDAVQDKTTNLHTENEGHRGYNIILMAETVYALDSLPSLYRLIKKCLHYPSGVVYMAGKKHYFGVGGGTRQFLRLVTEDGAMQSDLLAEVTDGSSNVREVWKFSFK, from the exons ATGGAGGAGACCGAGGCTAAGAAGCCCACCCCCGCATCCCccctcttctccttctccaaccGCAGCGCCTCCTTCGGCTTCGGGTTCGGCGCCGCGCCCGGCCCTccccctccgcctccgccgccagcTGTCGAGGTCCTCCTCTCCGAG GAATCACCCGTCGCGGCCGGCAACTTGGAGCCTGTGGTGGTTGACGACTCCCTATCGATCTACAAG GGGAGAGTTAACACCTCTGATGTTTTGGGGGTAAAAAACTCTGATTTGGTTCCAGGAAAATATGAAG GGGGGTTGAAACTGTGGGAAGGATCATTGGACTTGGTGAAAACCCTAAATTCAGACATCAAAGATGATCGATTGCTTATGGAAGGCAAACACGTATTAGAG CTAGGATGTGGACATGGCCTCCCTGGCATCTTTGCAGGTCTGAAG GGTGCTGCTCTAGTTCACTTCCAAGATTTCAATGCTGAGGTCCTTAGGTGCCTTACCATCCCAAATGTAAAAGCTAATCTGTTCAAGGAATCATCTGAAACATCTAGGAGTGTTGGTTTTTATGCTGGTGATTGGAGTGAAATCGACAAGTTACTTCTTCGCGGAGATGCTGTCCAGGATAAAACAACCAATCTTCACACAGAAAATGAAGGGCATAGAGGCTACAATATCATCCTGATGGCTGAGACTGTGTATGCATTGGATTCACTTCCTAGTCTCTACAGGCTCATCAAGAAG TGCTTACACTACCCTAGTGGTGTAGTTTATATGGCAGGGAAAAAGCATTACTTTGGTGTAGGTGGCGGCACAAGGCAATTTCTACGCTTGGTTACAGAAGATG GTGCCATGCAGTCGGACCTGCTTGCTGAAGTTACTGACGGATCATCCAATGTTAGGGAGGTTTGGAAATTCTCATTCAAGTAG
- the LOC119301364 gene encoding uncharacterized protein LOC119301364 — translation MMGLQDTGSGRRGSFFQYQRLECRDDGATPRPRQRRWLPSLTTGKAACSCFFHLKKLRWSRITSVLLPRKVSEPSSSKIRHASVAHAEDACPSIVFLSQWGLPVLSGPSVAGNRGKHSRGKGY, via the coding sequence ATGATGGGGCTGCAGGACACGGGCAGCGGCCGGAGGGGCAGCTTCTTCCAGTACCAGCGGCTGGAATGCCGGGACGACGGGGCCACCCCGCGGCCCAGGCAGCGGCGGTGGCTGCCGTCTCTGACGACTGGTAAGGCGGCCTGCTCCTGCTTCTTCCATCTCAAGAAGCTCAGGTGGAGCAGGATCACTTCGGTCCTCCTGCCGAGGAAGGTCTCCGAGCCCTCCTCCTCCAAGATCCGCCATGCAAGCGTGGCGCACGCTGAGGATGCCTGCCCGAGCATCGTCTTCCTGTCGCAGTGGGGGCTGCCGGTGCTCTCTGGCCCGTCGGTGGCCGGTAACAGGGGCAAGCACTCCCGTGGGAAGGGCTACTGA